The Streptomyces phaeolivaceus genome has a window encoding:
- the mtnA gene encoding S-methyl-5-thioribose-1-phosphate isomerase — protein sequence MADQYARSGDDIRPTGIPAIRWDEPPEGPVLVLLDQTRLPAEEVELVCTDAPALVEAIRSLAVRGAPLLGIAGAYGVALAAARGFEVEEAADALAGARPTAVNLAVGVRRARAAHRAELGRTGDRKAAAGAALAAARALHREDAEASSRMAAHGLALLDELLPGGGHRVLTHCNTGSLVSGGEGTAFAVALAAHRSGRLRRLWVDETRPLLQGARLTAYEAARSGMAYTLLTDNAAGSLFAAGEVDAVLVGADRIAADGSVANKVGTYPLAVLARYHHVPFIVVAPVTTVDPDTPDGASIEVEQRAGHEVTEITAPQVPVAGAEAGGGIAVAPLGTQAYNPAFDVTPPELVTAIVTEEGAVSPVTPDALAELCDRSRQVTI from the coding sequence ATGGCTGATCAGTACGCGCGATCCGGCGACGACATCCGGCCGACCGGGATACCGGCGATCCGCTGGGACGAGCCCCCCGAGGGCCCGGTCCTGGTGCTGCTGGACCAGACGAGACTGCCGGCCGAGGAGGTCGAGCTGGTGTGCACGGACGCGCCCGCGCTGGTGGAGGCGATCCGTTCGCTCGCCGTGCGCGGGGCGCCGCTGCTGGGGATCGCCGGGGCGTACGGCGTCGCGCTCGCCGCCGCGCGCGGTTTCGAGGTGGAGGAGGCCGCCGACGCGTTGGCGGGCGCCCGGCCCACCGCGGTGAACCTCGCGGTAGGTGTGCGCCGGGCGCGGGCCGCGCACCGGGCCGAGCTCGGCCGGACGGGCGACCGGAAGGCGGCGGCCGGGGCGGCGCTCGCCGCGGCGCGGGCGCTGCACCGGGAGGACGCCGAGGCGAGTTCCCGGATGGCCGCGCACGGGCTGGCGCTGCTGGACGAGTTGCTGCCGGGCGGTGGGCACCGGGTGCTCACGCACTGCAACACCGGGTCGCTGGTGTCGGGCGGTGAGGGCACGGCGTTCGCGGTGGCGCTCGCGGCGCACCGGTCGGGGCGGCTGCGGCGGCTGTGGGTGGACGAGACCCGGCCGTTGCTCCAGGGTGCCCGGCTGACCGCTTATGAGGCGGCGCGCAGCGGAATGGCGTACACCTTGCTCACGGACAATGCCGCGGGCTCGCTGTTCGCGGCAGGGGAGGTGGACGCGGTGCTGGTCGGAGCCGACCGGATAGCCGCCGACGGATCGGTGGCGAACAAGGTCGGGACCTATCCGCTCGCGGTGCTCGCCCGGTACCACCATGTGCCGTTCATCGTGGTGGCGCCGGTGACGACGGTGGATCCGGACACCCCGGACGGGGCGTCCATCGAGGTGGAACAGCGTGCCGGCCATGAGGTGACGGAGATCACCGCGCCTCAGGTGCCGGTGGCGGGAGCGGAGGCGGGAGGGGGGATCGCGGTGGCACCGCTGGGGACCCAGGCGTACAACCCGGCGTTCGATGTGACGCCGCCCGAGCTGGTGACGGCGATCGTCACCGAGGAAGGGGCCGTATCGCCGGTGACTCCTGATGCGCTTGCAGAGCTGTGTGACAGGTCACGCCAGGTAACGATTTAG
- a CDS encoding response regulator — translation MADSSFGPMRDEDADEGAVGMGSAEGSPRKEPIRVLVVDDHALFRRGLEIVLAAEEDIQVVGEAGDGAEAVDKAADLLPDIVLMDVRMPKRGGIEACTSIKEVAPSAKIIMLTISDEEADLYDAIKAGATGYLLKEISTDEVATAIRAVADGQSQISPSMASKLLTEFKSMIQRTDERRLVPAPRLTDRELEVLKLVATGMNNRDIAKELFISENTVKNHVRNILEKLQLHSRMEAVVYAMREKILEIR, via the coding sequence ATGGCGGACAGCAGTTTCGGACCGATGCGTGACGAGGACGCCGACGAGGGTGCCGTCGGTATGGGCTCCGCCGAGGGCTCCCCGCGGAAGGAGCCGATCCGGGTTCTCGTCGTGGACGACCACGCGCTCTTCCGCCGCGGTCTGGAGATCGTGCTCGCCGCCGAGGAGGACATCCAGGTCGTCGGCGAGGCCGGTGACGGGGCGGAGGCGGTCGACAAGGCCGCGGATCTGCTGCCGGACATCGTGCTGATGGATGTGCGGATGCCCAAGCGCGGTGGTATCGAGGCGTGCACCTCCATCAAGGAGGTGGCTCCCAGCGCGAAGATCATCATGCTGACGATCAGCGACGAGGAGGCCGACCTCTACGACGCGATCAAAGCCGGGGCGACCGGTTATCTCCTCAAGGAGATCTCCACCGACGAGGTGGCCACGGCAATTCGCGCGGTCGCCGACGGGCAGTCGCAGATCAGCCCCTCGATGGCGTCGAAGTTGCTCACCGAGTTCAAGTCCATGATTCAGCGGACCGACGAGCGGCGGCTCGTGCCGGCGCCGCGGCTGACGGACCGGGAACTGGAAGTGCTCAAACTGGTGGCGACCGGGATGAACAACCGGGACATCGCCAAAGAGCTGTTCATTTCCGAGAACACCGTGAAGAACCATGTGCGCAACATCCTGGAGAAGCTGCAGCTGCACTCCAGGATGGAGGCCGTCGTGTACGCGATGCGGGAGAAGATTCTCGAGATTCGTTAG
- the mtrB gene encoding MtrAB system histidine kinase MtrB, with protein sequence MSGDSAASAPGQPGTRAERPVGRKSAGSRWGRLLEGGLLHGGVQGSPVLRLFVRWVRRPLLPVMRLWRRNIQLRIVVTTLLMSLSVVLLLGFVVIGQVRNGLLDAKVKASQSQATGGFTVAEQKADDEASAAGNDIVDPDGDRVQNVVEWMTNLVNSLSSGGQGAFDVVTLSPASSDGDTGGLGPRVSGGVRWDVSVPVELRERVGDGTSAVQSYTRIHYDNGQESQPALIIGKEISDPNRDTYQLYFLFPLTQEEKSLSLVKGTLATAGLFVVVLLGAIAWLVVRQVVTPVRMAAGIAERLSAGRLQERMKVSGEDDIARLGEAFNKMAQNLQLKIQQLEDLSRMQRRFVSDVSHELRTPLTTVRMAADVIHDARVDFDPVTARSAELLADQLDRFESLLADLLEISRFDAGAAALEAEPIDLREVVRKVVSGAEPLAERKSTRIRVLGDQQPVVAEADARRVERVLRNLVVNAVEHGEGKDVVVKLAAAGGAVAVAVRDYGVGLKPGEATRVFSRFWRADPARARTTGGTGLGLSIALEDARLHGGWLQAWGEPGGGSQFRLTLPRTADEPLRGSPIPLEPKDSRRNRGLNDAGLPLDGSGKLATVPVQAGEHGAARTAIGPRPGAGAAPTADPTALPGNGARVVPRPGGPSAPPPQAPPARRSDDGAGRAEERPAERDAERRHEQGEAFRGR encoded by the coding sequence ATGTCCGGTGACAGTGCCGCTTCGGCGCCCGGCCAGCCGGGGACCCGCGCGGAGCGGCCTGTCGGCCGGAAGTCGGCGGGTTCCCGCTGGGGGCGTCTCCTTGAGGGCGGGTTGCTCCACGGCGGAGTCCAGGGCAGCCCGGTTCTGAGGCTGTTCGTGCGCTGGGTGCGGCGCCCGTTGCTGCCCGTGATGCGGCTGTGGCGGCGCAACATCCAGCTCAGGATCGTCGTGACGACCCTGCTGATGTCGCTCAGTGTCGTGCTGCTGCTGGGCTTCGTCGTCATCGGTCAGGTCCGCAACGGTCTGCTGGACGCCAAGGTCAAGGCCTCGCAGAGCCAGGCCACCGGTGGTTTCACGGTCGCCGAGCAGAAGGCGGACGACGAGGCGAGCGCGGCCGGGAACGACATCGTGGATCCGGACGGCGACCGGGTGCAGAACGTCGTCGAGTGGATGACCAACCTGGTGAACTCGCTGTCCAGCGGCGGCCAGGGCGCGTTTGACGTGGTGACGCTCAGCCCCGCCTCCTCCGACGGCGACACCGGGGGCCTCGGACCGCGTGTCTCGGGGGGCGTGAGGTGGGACGTCAGCGTGCCCGTGGAGCTGCGCGAGCGCGTCGGCGACGGCACCAGCGCCGTCCAGAGCTACACACGGATCCACTACGACAACGGCCAGGAGTCCCAGCCGGCGCTGATCATCGGCAAGGAGATCAGCGACCCCAACAGGGACACGTACCAGCTGTACTTCCTCTTCCCGCTCACCCAGGAGGAGAAGTCCCTCAGCCTGGTCAAGGGGACGCTGGCGACGGCCGGGCTGTTCGTGGTCGTACTGCTCGGGGCCATCGCCTGGCTCGTGGTGCGGCAGGTCGTCACGCCCGTGCGGATGGCGGCCGGGATCGCCGAGCGGCTGTCCGCCGGGCGGCTTCAGGAACGGATGAAGGTCAGCGGCGAGGACGACATCGCGCGGCTCGGCGAGGCCTTCAACAAGATGGCGCAGAATCTGCAGCTGAAGATCCAGCAGCTGGAGGACCTGTCGCGGATGCAGCGGCGGTTCGTCTCCGATGTGTCGCACGAGCTGCGGACGCCCCTGACGACCGTCCGGATGGCCGCGGACGTCATCCATGACGCGCGCGTGGACTTCGACCCGGTGACCGCGCGGTCGGCCGAGTTGCTCGCCGACCAGCTGGACCGGTTCGAGTCGCTGCTCGCGGATCTGCTGGAGATCAGCCGGTTCGACGCGGGCGCGGCGGCCCTGGAGGCCGAGCCGATAGACCTGCGCGAGGTCGTGCGGAAGGTCGTCAGCGGGGCCGAGCCGCTCGCGGAGCGCAAGAGCACGCGGATAAGGGTGCTGGGGGACCAGCAGCCCGTGGTGGCCGAGGCCGACGCCCGGCGGGTGGAGCGGGTGCTGCGCAACCTCGTGGTCAACGCCGTGGAGCACGGCGAGGGCAAGGACGTCGTGGTCAAGCTGGCGGCGGCGGGCGGCGCGGTCGCGGTCGCGGTGCGGGACTACGGGGTGGGACTCAAGCCGGGCGAGGCGACCCGGGTGTTCAGCCGTTTCTGGCGGGCCGACCCGGCACGCGCGCGTACCACCGGTGGTACGGGACTGGGGCTGTCCATCGCCCTGGAGGACGCCCGGCTGCACGGGGGCTGGCTGCAGGCGTGGGGCGAGCCGGGCGGCGGTTCGCAGTTCCGGCTCACCCTGCCGAGGACGGCGGACGAGCCGCTGCGGGGGTCCCCGATACCCCTGGAGCCGAAGGACTCCCGGCGCAACCGTGGACTCAACGACGCCGGTCTCCCGCTCGACGGCAGCGGCAAGCTCGCCACGGTGCCGGTGCAGGCCGGTGAGCACGGGGCCGCGCGGACGGCCATAGGGCCCCGGCCGGGCGCCGGAGCGGCTCCCACGGCCGACCCGACGGCGCTGCCGGGCAACGGCGCGCGTGTGGTGCCCCGGCCCGGTGGTCCGTCGGCGCCACCGCCCCAGGCTCCGCCCGCGCGGCGGTCCGACGACGGTGCGGGGCGGGCGGAGGAGAGGCCGGCGGAGCGCGACGCGGAGCGGCGGCACGAGCAGGGGGAGGCATTCCGTGGGCGCTGA
- the mtrA gene encoding two-component system response regulator MtrA, with protein sequence MMAFMKGRVLVVDDDTALAEMLGIVLRGEGFEPSFVADGDKALAAFREAKPDLVLLDLMLPGRDGIEVCRLIRAESGVPIVMLTAKSDTVDVVVGLESGADDYIVKPFKPKELVARIRARLRRSEEPAPEQLAIGDLVIDVAGHSVKREGQSIALTPLEFDLLVALARKPWQVFTREVLLEQVWGYRHAADTRLVNVHVQRLRSKVEKDPERPEIVVTVRGVGYKAGPS encoded by the coding sequence ATGATGGCATTCATGAAGGGACGAGTCCTTGTCGTCGACGACGACACCGCACTGGCCGAGATGCTCGGCATTGTGTTGCGTGGTGAAGGTTTTGAGCCGTCTTTCGTAGCCGACGGCGACAAGGCGCTGGCCGCGTTCCGTGAGGCCAAACCGGATCTGGTGCTGCTGGATCTGATGCTGCCGGGCCGGGACGGGATCGAGGTGTGCCGTCTGATCAGGGCGGAGTCCGGGGTGCCGATCGTGATGCTCACGGCCAAGAGCGACACTGTCGATGTGGTGGTCGGCCTGGAGTCGGGCGCGGACGACTACATCGTGAAGCCGTTCAAGCCGAAGGAGCTGGTGGCCCGGATCCGGGCCAGGCTGAGGAGGTCGGAGGAGCCGGCGCCGGAGCAGCTCGCCATAGGTGACCTGGTCATCGATGTGGCCGGGCACTCGGTGAAGCGAGAGGGGCAGTCGATCGCCCTGACGCCGCTGGAGTTCGATCTGCTGGTCGCGTTGGCGCGCAAGCCGTGGCAGGTGTTCACCCGGGAGGTCCTGCTGGAGCAGGTCTGGGGGTACCGTCACGCGGCGGACACCCGTCTGGTGAACGTTCATGTGCAGCGGCTGCGTTCCAAGGTCGAGAAGGACCCGGAGCGGCCGGAGATCGTGGTGACCGTCCGTGGTGTCGGATACAAGGCAGGGCCCAGCTGA
- a CDS encoding LpqB family beta-propeller domain-containing protein: MRDVESTPRQDAKVRVFALPPAEDAEPQEIVQGFLEALTSDDLDYETARKYLTGEALKSWEPSESTTVLVASPIPYTHVTGKRPDADEARIELSGTKVALVDGQHAYTPAGGEYSKTVHLTRVKDTQQWRIDRLPPGVVLGRSDFERNYKSINKYYFTSAAQSGEPGTVADPVYVRSQVDPVTQVVRDLLKGPTSWLNPVARTSFPSGTALRKGTRALTPDDQNRLVVPLNKKADRVSDSRCREMAAQLLLTLQDYMPTGVDSVELQGSTGTQLCELSGGEADIIGSHGFNKSAQYEYFIDGDHKLVRLPERNSVTTPTDVPGALGEGEKQLRSAAVSRGEDRAAGVSADGSELYVAPLTAGGTLGDPVLRSAGATTKDRLTTPSWDGRGDLWVADRDPDKPRLLVLADGMGEPLEVRTPGLDGRIEAVRVAADGVRVALILENEGERTLYIGRIERDADAESTTVSIVELRSVTPDLEDVTAMSWAGDSQLVVVGRESGGVQQVRYVRVDGSPMPDSGPSALTGVDEVAASEDESQPLVAHSADGIVRLAPGAQWQTVVKEGSAPVYPG, translated from the coding sequence ATGCGTGATGTCGAGTCCACGCCGAGGCAGGACGCGAAGGTGCGGGTCTTCGCGCTGCCGCCCGCGGAGGACGCCGAGCCGCAGGAGATCGTGCAGGGTTTTCTGGAGGCCCTGACCAGCGACGACCTGGACTATGAGACCGCGCGCAAGTACCTGACCGGTGAGGCGCTCAAGAGCTGGGAGCCGAGCGAGTCGACCACGGTCCTCGTCGCGTCGCCCATTCCGTACACCCATGTCACGGGGAAGCGGCCGGATGCCGACGAGGCCCGGATCGAGCTGTCCGGTACCAAGGTCGCCCTGGTGGACGGGCAGCACGCGTACACACCCGCCGGTGGGGAGTACAGCAAGACCGTGCACCTCACGCGCGTGAAGGACACCCAGCAGTGGCGTATCGACCGGCTGCCGCCGGGGGTGGTGCTCGGCAGATCGGACTTCGAGCGCAACTACAAGTCCATCAACAAGTACTACTTCACCTCCGCCGCGCAGTCCGGGGAGCCGGGGACGGTCGCCGACCCGGTCTATGTGCGCAGCCAGGTCGACCCGGTGACCCAGGTGGTCCGGGACCTGCTGAAGGGTCCCACCAGCTGGCTCAACCCGGTCGCGCGGACGAGTTTCCCCTCCGGTACGGCCCTGCGGAAGGGCACCCGGGCGCTGACGCCCGACGACCAGAACAGACTGGTCGTGCCGCTGAACAAGAAGGCCGACCGGGTCTCGGACAGCCGGTGCAGGGAGATGGCCGCCCAACTCCTCCTCACGCTCCAGGACTACATGCCCACGGGTGTGGACTCGGTGGAGCTGCAGGGGTCCACCGGCACACAACTGTGCGAGCTGAGTGGGGGCGAGGCCGACATCATCGGCTCGCACGGCTTCAACAAGAGCGCGCAGTACGAGTACTTCATCGACGGTGACCACAAGCTCGTGCGGCTGCCCGAGCGGAACTCGGTGACCACACCGACGGATGTTCCCGGTGCGCTCGGTGAGGGCGAGAAGCAGCTGCGGTCCGCGGCGGTGTCGCGGGGCGAGGACCGGGCGGCCGGGGTGTCGGCCGACGGGAGCGAGCTGTATGTGGCGCCGCTGACGGCGGGGGGCACGCTCGGCGATCCGGTGCTGCGCAGTGCCGGTGCCACCACGAAGGACCGGCTGACGACGCCCAGTTGGGACGGGCGGGGCGATCTGTGGGTGGCCGACCGGGACCCCGACAAGCCCCGGCTGCTGGTCCTGGCGGATGGCATGGGTGAGCCGCTGGAGGTCCGGACGCCCGGTCTGGACGGGCGCATCGAGGCGGTGCGGGTGGCCGCCGACGGGGTGCGGGTCGCGCTGATCCTGGAGAACGAGGGCGAGCGGACGCTGTACATCGGGCGCATCGAGCGGGACGCCGACGCGGAGAGCACCACCGTCTCGATCGTCGAACTGCGGTCCGTGACACCGGATCTGGAGGACGTCACCGCCATGTCGTGGGCGGGCGACAGCCAGCTCGTGGTCGTGGGGCGCGAATCCGGTGGTGTGCAGCAGGTGCGGTACGTCCGGGTCGACGGCTCCCCGATGCCGGACTCCGGGCCCTCCGCGCTCACCGGGGTGGACGAGGTCGCCGCGTCGGAGGACGAGAGCCAGCCGCTGGTCGCGCACTCGGCCGACGGGATCGTCCGGCTGGCACCGGGCGCGCAGTGGCAGACGGTGGTCAAGGAAGGGTCGGCGCCGGTCTATCCGGGCTGA
- a CDS encoding GNAT family N-acetyltransferase → MDPVTLTTERLLLRTVDRRDTDKVYAAAQDPDIQRWTTIPSPYLREHAAGFVEQSVPEGWADASMFTFGVFLPSGELAGMLGITMRSPGTGEIGFWATREHRRNGYITEATRAVARWSFTALGLDRLEWRAEVGNTASRAVAEHSGFHLEGTLRSALDNNGTRRDCWLASLLPSDLDLPATTPYLPATPPGPPGA, encoded by the coding sequence ATGGACCCCGTCACCCTGACCACCGAGCGCCTGCTGCTGCGCACCGTGGACCGGCGCGACACCGACAAGGTGTACGCGGCCGCCCAGGACCCTGACATCCAGCGCTGGACCACGATCCCCTCACCGTACTTGCGTGAGCACGCGGCGGGTTTCGTAGAACAGTCCGTCCCCGAAGGCTGGGCCGACGCCTCCATGTTCACCTTCGGCGTCTTCCTGCCCTCCGGTGAACTGGCGGGCATGCTCGGCATCACCATGCGCTCCCCCGGCACAGGCGAGATCGGTTTCTGGGCCACCAGGGAACACCGCCGCAACGGCTACATCACCGAGGCCACCCGCGCCGTCGCCCGCTGGTCCTTCACCGCACTCGGCCTCGACCGCCTCGAATGGCGGGCCGAGGTCGGCAACACCGCCTCCCGCGCGGTAGCCGAACACTCCGGCTTCCACCTGGAAGGCACCCTCAGATCCGCCCTCGACAACAACGGAACCCGCCGCGACTGCTGGCTCGCCTCCCTACTCCCCTCAGACCTCGACCTCCCCGCCACTACCCCGTACCTACCGGCCACCCCACCCGGCCCACCGGGCGCTTAG
- the hpf gene encoding ribosome hibernation-promoting factor, HPF/YfiA family encodes MDIVVKGRKTEVPERFRKHVAEKLKLEKIQKLDGKVISLDVEVSKEPNPRQADRSDRVEITLHSRGPVIRAEAAASDPYAALDLAADKLEARLRKQHDKRYTRRGARRLTAAEVADHVPGVATLNGNGYVADEEQPDGVPTKRIGSLEVKGEGPLIVREKTHVASPMTLDQALYEMELVGHDFYLFVDSETKEPSVVYRRHAYDYGVIHLSTDPMVAQAHADAAGGALGG; translated from the coding sequence GTGGACATCGTCGTCAAGGGCCGCAAGACCGAGGTGCCCGAGCGGTTCCGCAAGCACGTGGCCGAGAAGCTGAAGCTGGAGAAGATCCAGAAGCTCGACGGCAAGGTGATCAGCCTCGACGTCGAGGTGTCCAAGGAGCCCAACCCCCGACAGGCCGACCGCAGTGACCGGGTGGAGATCACGCTCCACTCCCGCGGGCCGGTGATCCGGGCGGAGGCAGCGGCAAGCGATCCGTATGCGGCGCTCGACCTGGCGGCGGACAAGCTGGAAGCCCGGCTGCGCAAGCAGCACGACAAGCGTTACACGCGCCGAGGCGCGCGCAGGCTCACGGCCGCGGAGGTCGCCGACCACGTCCCGGGCGTGGCGACCCTCAACGGCAACGGATACGTCGCCGACGAGGAGCAGCCGGACGGCGTGCCCACCAAGCGGATCGGCTCGCTGGAGGTGAAGGGCGAAGGCCCCCTCATCGTCCGCGAGAAGACCCATGTGGCGTCCCCGATGACCCTCGACCAGGCTCTCTACGAGATGGAACTGGTCGGGCACGACTTCTACCTCTTCGTCGACTCCGAGACCAAGGAACCCAGTGTCGTCTACCGGCGGCACGCCTACGACTACGGCGTCATCCACCTCAGTACGGACCCGATGGTCGCCCAGGCGCACGCGGACGCCGCGGGCGGCGCGCTCGGCGGCTGA
- a CDS encoding proline-rich domain-containing protein has protein sequence MKDTPGWASPGSAPSGGQEPDQQGSAQPTDQPDRTGADQAQPAGQGGADQVQPPSKWSKEQPPPAQWSAPTPQAPGQTPPPPPVPGWGGHPGPQQPGPGGYGPPGRGGGWGGPPPAAKPGVIPLRPLGIGEILDGAVSTMRTHWRTVLGISLAVAVVTQIAVILLQGLVLNDAASSDALNDPTATPGELGRALGDTLVSTSVVMVISLLGTIIATALLTTVTSRAVLGRSVTTAEAWRDARPQLFRLGGLTVLLLVIAALIMAVGVLPGVLLAAVGSAGGGVLLAVLGGLGAFVVTVWLMIRFSLASPALMLEKQGVRKSLGRSVKLVRGSWWRVLGIQLLAAIIAYVVASIVVIPFSFAGAALDGDGISGLITTGGAALGWTYLVISGVGAVIGSTLTFPISAGVTVLLYIDQRIRREALDLELGRAAGLQGYGDAPGATTPGS, from the coding sequence ATGAAGGACACTCCGGGCTGGGCCTCGCCCGGATCCGCCCCCTCGGGCGGCCAGGAGCCGGACCAGCAGGGCTCCGCGCAGCCGACGGACCAGCCGGACCGGACCGGCGCCGACCAGGCGCAGCCGGCCGGACAGGGCGGCGCGGACCAGGTGCAGCCGCCGTCCAAGTGGTCCAAGGAGCAGCCGCCGCCCGCCCAGTGGTCCGCTCCGACCCCGCAGGCCCCCGGCCAGACCCCACCACCGCCGCCCGTCCCGGGCTGGGGCGGCCACCCCGGCCCCCAGCAGCCGGGCCCCGGCGGCTACGGCCCGCCCGGACGGGGCGGCGGCTGGGGCGGCCCCCCGCCCGCGGCCAAGCCCGGTGTGATCCCGCTGCGCCCGCTGGGCATCGGCGAGATCCTCGACGGCGCGGTCTCCACCATGCGCACGCACTGGCGCACGGTCCTCGGCATCTCGCTGGCCGTCGCGGTCGTCACCCAGATCGCGGTCATCCTGCTCCAGGGCCTGGTCCTCAACGACGCCGCGAGCTCGGACGCCCTCAACGACCCGACCGCCACCCCCGGCGAGCTGGGCCGCGCGCTGGGCGACACCCTGGTGAGCACCTCCGTCGTCATGGTCATCTCCCTGCTGGGCACGATCATCGCGACGGCCCTGCTGACGACCGTGACCAGCCGCGCCGTCCTCGGCAGGTCCGTGACCACCGCCGAGGCCTGGCGGGACGCCCGCCCGCAGCTCTTCCGGCTGGGCGGCCTGACCGTCCTGCTGCTTGTGATCGCCGCCCTGATCATGGCCGTCGGCGTCCTGCCCGGCGTCCTCCTCGCCGCCGTGGGCTCCGCCGGCGGGGGCGTCCTCCTCGCCGTCCTCGGCGGACTCGGCGCGTTCGTCGTCACCGTGTGGCTGATGATCCGCTTCTCGCTCGCCTCGCCCGCCCTGATGCTGGAGAAGCAGGGCGTCCGCAAGTCGCTGGGCCGCTCCGTGAAGCTGGTGCGCGGCTCCTGGTGGCGGGTCCTCGGCATCCAGCTGCTCGCCGCGATCATCGCCTACGTCGTCGCGTCGATCGTCGTGATCCCCTTCTCCTTCGCGGGCGCGGCCCTGGACGGGGACGGCATCTCCGGCCTCATCACCACCGGCGGCGCCGCACTCGGCTGGACCTACCTCGTCATCAGCGGCGTCGGCGCGGTGATCGGCTCGACGCTCACCTTCCCGATCAGCGCGGGCGTCACCGTGCTCCTCTACATCGACCAGCGCATCCGCCGCGAGGCCCTCGACCTCGAACTGGGCCGCGCCGCCGGCCTCCAGGGCTACGGCGACGCCCCGGGCGCCACCACCCCGGGGAGCTGA
- a CDS encoding winged helix-turn-helix domain-containing protein, with amino-acid sequence MTSLPRPITELTADEARRIALRAQGFLGAPDRRSGVRGVLRHLGAVQLDTISVLARSHELIPYARLGPVGRTTVDRAYWTDTHAFEYWSHAACILPIEEWPHFAFRRRAYRARPHWNHQLPDGAYDRVVKQLRTEGPLTATELGGAKRTSEWWDWSGEKVAVERALMYGEVVCVERRGWKRVYDLAERAIPADLLHDDLDDTECVRRLVRLAGEALGVGTRADIADYHRLRGEQFDAVVADSGLVPVTVEGWAKPAWADPAALAAPPRGRHRTTLLSPFDSLIWERARTERIFGFTHRLEAYVPKQKRVHGYFAMPVLSGGRLVGRVDPARDGRTLVAKQVTLDGPKAVPAVAQALLEAATWVDCTDVRVERVDAPELREPLLRALT; translated from the coding sequence ATGACCTCCCTCCCGCGCCCCATCACAGAACTCACCGCAGACGAGGCCCGCCGCATCGCCCTACGGGCCCAGGGCTTCCTCGGCGCCCCGGACCGCAGATCCGGCGTCCGAGGCGTCCTGCGACACCTGGGCGCGGTCCAGCTCGACACCATCTCGGTCCTCGCCCGCTCCCACGAACTCATCCCGTACGCCCGCCTCGGCCCGGTCGGCCGCACCACGGTCGACAGGGCCTACTGGACGGACACGCACGCCTTCGAGTACTGGTCCCACGCCGCCTGCATCCTCCCCATCGAGGAATGGCCCCACTTCGCCTTCCGCCGCCGCGCCTACCGCGCCCGCCCCCACTGGAACCACCAACTCCCGGACGGCGCCTACGACCGCGTCGTCAAACAGCTCCGCACCGAGGGCCCCCTCACGGCCACGGAACTGGGCGGAGCCAAGCGCACCAGCGAGTGGTGGGACTGGTCCGGCGAGAAGGTCGCCGTGGAACGCGCCCTGATGTACGGCGAGGTGGTCTGCGTGGAACGCCGCGGCTGGAAGCGGGTGTACGACCTCGCCGAGCGCGCGATCCCCGCGGACCTCCTCCATGACGACCTGGACGACACGGAGTGCGTACGCCGCCTGGTCCGCCTGGCCGGCGAGGCCCTCGGCGTCGGCACCCGCGCGGACATCGCCGACTACCACCGCCTCAGGGGCGAGCAGTTCGACGCGGTGGTGGCCGACTCGGGCCTGGTCCCGGTGACGGTGGAGGGCTGGGCCAAGCCCGCCTGGGCCGACCCGGCGGCCCTGGCCGCACCTCCGCGCGGCCGGCACCGCACCACGCTCCTGTCCCCGTTCGACTCCCTGATCTGGGAACGGGCCCGCACGGAACGGATCTTCGGCTTCACCCACCGGCTGGAGGCCTACGTCCCCAAACAGAAGCGCGTGCACGGCTACTTCGCGATGCCTGTCCTGTCCGGCGGCCGGCTCGTCGGCCGGGTCGACCCCGCCCGCGACGGCCGCACCCTGGTCGCCAAACAGGTCACCCTCGACGGCCCCAAGGCGGTCCCGGCCGTGGCCCAGGCCCTCCTGGAAGCGGCGACCTGGGTCGACTGCACGGACGTACGCGTGGAACGCGTGGACGCCCCGGAACTGCGCGAGCCTCTGCTGCGCGCCCTGACCTAA